The following nucleotide sequence is from Acinetobacter equi.
GTGGATACGCCTATTATTTTGTATCATGGTGGGGTAGACACAATTATTCCTATTGCAGCAACGGATTTACTTTATGCCAATGCTACAAAATTAGGAACAAGAGTAAGTTATAAAAAATCCATGATTTGGGATCATTTTACTGTATATACCAATAATCACTTAGTTTTCTTACAAGATGTAAAAACATTAATGCCAATTCAATAAGTTGATTTTACTCAGGATGCTCATTTTTTTATAAACATGAGCATTTTTTATCGCAAACTGTGTAAAGTTTACGCTCAAAATAAGATAACTTCATGTTACAATACGCGCCAATCTTAGCACGGCTTAAAAGCCCTAAATTTATAGGACCTCGCTAATGTTTGCCAACATCTCTATTGCTGAATTTGACCCAGAATTAGCTCAAGCAATTTCAAATGAAGATGCTCGTCAAGAAGCTCATATTGAGTTAATTGCTTCAGAAAACTACTGTTCTCCAGCAGTTATGGAAGCTCAAGGATCAAAACTCACTAACAAATATGCGGAAGGCTATCCAGGCAAACGCTACTATGGCGGTTGTGAATATGTTGATATTATTGAACAAGTCGCAATTGACCGTGCTAAAGAACTCTTTGGCGCAGATTATGCAAACGTTCAGCCACACGCTGGTTCACAAGCAAACTCAGCAGTTTACTTAGCTTTACTTAATCCAGGCGATACTGTTCTTGGAATGAGCTTAGCACATGGTGGTCATTTGACTCATGGTGCTAAAGTAAGTTTCTCTGGTAAAACATATAATGCGATTCAATACGGTTTAAATCCTGAAACAGGTGAAATCGATTATGAAGAAGTTGAGCGTTTAGCGATTGAACATAAGCCACGTATGATTGTTGCTGGTTTTTCTGCTTATAGTCAAATTGTTGATTGGCAACGTTTCCGTGAAATTGCGGATAAAGTTGGCGCTTACTTATTTGTAGATATGGCTCACGTTGCTGGTCTTGTTGCTGCTGGTGTTTACCCAAGTCCAGTTCAAATTGCTGACGTAACAACAACGACTACTCATAAAACACTTCG
It contains:
- the glyA gene encoding serine hydroxymethyltransferase codes for the protein MFANISIAEFDPELAQAISNEDARQEAHIELIASENYCSPAVMEAQGSKLTNKYAEGYPGKRYYGGCEYVDIIEQVAIDRAKELFGADYANVQPHAGSQANSAVYLALLNPGDTVLGMSLAHGGHLTHGAKVSFSGKTYNAIQYGLNPETGEIDYEEVERLAIEHKPRMIVAGFSAYSQIVDWQRFREIADKVGAYLFVDMAHVAGLVAAGVYPSPVQIADVTTTTTHKTLRGPRSGLILAKANEEIEKKLQSAVFPGNQGGPLVHAVAAKAICFKEAMAPEYKEYQQQVVKNAQAMAEVLIARGYDIVSGGTKNHLFLLSLIKQDITGKEADAWLGAAHITVNKNSVPNDPRSPFVTSGIRIGTPAVTTRGFGEAEVRELAGWIADILDAKGDEAVINTVKAKVEAVCAKFPVYAK